The Anopheles gambiae chromosome 2, idAnoGambNW_F1_1, whole genome shotgun sequence genomic sequence GCAGGATGACCATCCCAACATTTTGCATCTGCCGATGGCAACATTAGCGTTCATGATACAAAAATAATGTATCAATAACGTAATAACTCATTTTATTTGGGATGTTGTTTGTCACaattaatgttattttttggTATGTTATCCTACAATGTACcctgtgttttatttttaactccTTTTTCATTTAAACTTTCTTTCAAATTGTGTTTACATGTTACTTGATAAAAATAGTAAtcgtttgatttatttcatttccacaGAAAATACACGATCCACTACtaaagtacaaaaaaacacagctaCAGCTACATTGTAATCTATCGCTTCCCCTATTAACCCCATTTTCCCTTCCTGCGTTAATCGCTTATCCCCCTCACGCATCCAAACCGAAGCACGCTAAGCGCCGTCGCTCGGCAGATACTGCATCTCGACCTCGCTACGCAGCTCCGCATTCTCCATGATCAGCTGCTTGATCATCTTGCGCGATTTGTAGATTTCGCGCGTCAGCCGCACAATCTTCTCGCGCAGATGGTGCTCGGCCGAGGTGCAGCAGATGTACCGGTGCTGCTCCGGCCGGGTGCAGTTCCGATTGCCGTTCGACCACTTGACGTACGCCCGCTCGAGCAGCGTCACGATGTGCATCAGGTTGATGCAGTCCCAGTCGTTGTTGTCGCACGAGACGAGCGTCAGGTAGGGGAAGTTTTGCTCAATCTCCTCCATCTGCATGTCGATCAGATCGTTGCCGTGCAGGTAGATGTACTCGAGCGCCGGGAACGTGTCCAGCACGGCCAGATCCAGGTAGAGGAACTTGTTGTGGGCGAGGTTCAGGCTGCGCAGCGATTTCGCCGGCGACGGAATACCGTTGTCCAGTATCCACAGCCGGTTGTTGTTCAGCTTGATGTCCTTCAGGTTCTTCATGAAGGCGAAGATGACAAAGTCCAGCGTTACCAGCTCATTGTACGACACGTCCAGCTCGATAAGGTTGCGGAACTTGAAGATGTTGTTAATGTTCGCGATGTTGTTGCGGGAGAGGTTGAGGTGCGTCAGCTGAAAGAAGTCGCCCTGGTCCATCACGATCCGGCTGATCTGGTTTTCCTGCGCGTTCAGCGTCCGGAGGTACTTGGTGACGAACACCTCGTCCAGATAGTTCCGCGCAATGTCGAGCGTTTCCAGCTTGTTCAGCGACTGCAGCTGCGACATGTTGAACGTGCTGATCATGTTCGCGCTCAGGTTGAGCTCGCGCAGCATCGGGCACAGCACGAACTGGTCGTCGTTGATCTCCTTGATGCGGTTGTGCTGCAGCTCCAGTATCTGCAGCTCCTCCAGCCCGGAAAACAGACCCTCCGGCAGCTTCTCCAGCTGGTTCTCGTCCATGTAGAGCAGGCGCAGATGGCCCAGCCCATCGAACGCGTGCTCCTCCAGCTGCTTGATCGTGTTGTTGTACAGCGACAGTATCTCGAGCTGCAGCGCACCGTTGAACACGAAGTTGTTCAGCCGCGTAAGCCGGTTGTCGTACAGGTGCAGCTCCTGCAGGCGCTGCGCGTTCGCGAACGTGCCGCCGAGCAGCTTCTGGATGTGGCACGCGTCGCTCGACAGGTACTGGATCGCCGGGAACGTTTCGAAGATCTTCTTCGGCAGCACCACCATGGAGGAGTCGCGGAACGCGATGCTGGTGTCGTTGAAGTTCTGCACGCCGAAGAAGATGCTGTCCGCGTCCGCCTCGCTGCGTATGATCACGTCCCGGAACAGGCAGTCGTAGTAGTTGGCGGTCAGCGTGCAGTTGAACTTGGCCTCCCGTCGCCCATCGACCAGCCAGGCCAGCAGGCTGAGTGCTATGAGGCTGTGAGGTGAGTGTAGGTGAGAGGGTGGGTATTAGAATGCATTTTCGGACGCATTGCATTGCAAGCAATGTTTCGGCTGCAGTTCACTCACTAAATGTACCACCAGTGGGAGCTCATCACGGTCTTGTACGGCTGGTATGTATGGTTGGATCAGGCCCCAGTCCGGTTGTCATTGCGTTGTTGGCTTTTGACAGCGCCGGGGTCGGGAGAGCAGATGATCCACCGGCCGCTGGCACAATTACAAACAGAGCAGTGAGCCGTATCAGCCAGTGGCGAGGTACACGGGGTCTTATCAGTAGTACCCGCAGTGCCTCCCTGCTCAACATATACAAAAAGGCACAATTATAATGGTGCGTAATTTGCAACtgggtgtgcgtgtttggTTGTTGGGTATACAATAAAGTACGTTAGGTTTTAGAGCAGCTGGGAATCGATAGAGTCGGTGTCGtagtatagtcgtcaactcgtacggctTAATAATATGCCCGTGaagggttcaagccccaaatggaccttGCCACTgctacaggcaggccttggccgacaacggttatagagccaaaagaagaagaagaagaagaatctatAGATCATAACTGGACaatgataaaatcaataaataggCCAAGACTCGGAGGTTACTTACGGTTATTATTGTAGAGGGTTTCGACCTCGTGGGTCTATTTCGCCTCCGTGTTAATGGTTGGTGTA encodes the following:
- the LOC5666906 gene encoding platelet glycoprotein V; its protein translation is MSSHWWYIYLIALSLLAWLVDGRREAKFNCTLTANYYDCLFRDVIIRSEADADSIFFGVQNFNDTSIAFRDSSMVVLPKKIFETFPAIQYLSSDACHIQKLLGGTFANAQRLQELHLYDNRLTRLNNFVFNGALQLEILSLYNNTIKQLEEHAFDGLGHLRLLYMDENQLEKLPEGLFSGLEELQILELQHNRIKEINDDQFVLCPMLRELNLSANMISTFNMSQLQSLNKLETLDIARNYLDEVFVTKYLRTLNAQENQISRIVMDQGDFFQLTHLNLSRNNIANINNIFKFRNLIELDVSYNELVTLDFVIFAFMKNLKDIKLNNNRLWILDNGIPSPAKSLRSLNLAHNKFLYLDLAVLDTFPALEYIYLHGNDLIDMQMEEIEQNFPYLTLVSCDNNDWDCINLMHIVTLLERAYVKWSNGNRNCTRPEQHRYICCTSAEHHLREKIVRLTREIYKSRKMIKQLIMENAELRSEVEMQYLPSDGA